In Marinicella rhabdoformis, one genomic interval encodes:
- a CDS encoding type I restriction endonuclease subunit R: MTTQAEQVLENNLIEQLKGIGYEQVNVTDDAELVTNFKVQLERLNEVTLSNHEFKQILNNINKGNIFNRAKILRDRVTYMDANGETKTVQLLDGLNWEKNNFQVTQQVRMEGRYSTRFDVTILINGLPLVQIELKRRGLEVKEAFNQINRYEKHSYWSGHGLFQYVQLFVISNGVNTKYFANNAIPSRSFKQTFYWTKEDNKLVTDLSEFSAEFFDPGHLAKMISQYIVLNETEKMLMVLRPYQYYATEAIVNQVKTSDDYGYIWHTTGSGKTLTSFKTAQILTALPSIHKVVFVVDRKDLDYQTSKEFNNFSKGSIDATEDTGTLVKQLAGDTKLIVTTIQKLNNGISKTKYLKRLNNLQDKRVVFIFDECHRSQFGATHGKIKEFFTGAQMFGFTGTPIFEENALKNDLGKRTTGMLFGRCLHKYVITDAIRDENVLPFSIEYYKTFKQKNEINDEQVAGIDEEEVFSDSKHMTQVVDYIIKHHHRKTHNKAFTSIFCVSSVDHLIQYYQMLLDRKSAGDHDLKMATIFSYQANEEDKKALGVGATDPDFQALKAAEESGQYYSHSRDHLERFISEYNQQFSTNYTTKDSKSFYSYYNDIAKRVKAKQVDVLLVVNMFLTGFDSKPLNTLYVDKNLKYHGLIQAYSRTNRILNELKSQGNIVCFRNLKPATDDAIRLFSNLHNKDEIIIPPYEDYLEDFESACQILLGLVPTVDSVNDLQTEEDELAFVQAFRNLMRIKNILSSYTDFEFKDLPIEEQTFEDYKSKYLDLYDKTRKLNEPDKVSILDDIDFELELIHRDEINVTYIVNLLKGLKEAPEKEQDAHKAKIIDAMMGELELRSKRELIEKFINKHLPLISDANAVPDAFEAFWEAEKQRAIQVFSETEQLDPNKLESVIGDFLYTKREPMRDDVIAMMQTRPKLSERKSTAERLIQKVTNYVDTFINGIGGV, translated from the coding sequence ATGACAACCCAAGCCGAACAAGTCCTCGAAAACAATTTAATCGAACAGCTCAAAGGCATCGGCTATGAGCAGGTTAATGTAACTGACGATGCTGAGTTGGTGACGAACTTCAAAGTTCAATTGGAACGTTTGAACGAAGTGACTTTAAGCAACCACGAATTCAAGCAAATCCTTAACAACATCAACAAGGGCAATATTTTCAATCGCGCCAAAATCTTGCGTGACCGCGTGACGTATATGGATGCCAATGGTGAAACCAAAACAGTGCAGTTACTGGATGGCTTGAACTGGGAGAAAAACAATTTCCAAGTGACACAACAGGTGCGCATGGAAGGGCGTTACAGCACACGTTTCGATGTGACTATTCTAATTAACGGCTTGCCTTTGGTGCAGATTGAATTGAAGCGCCGAGGCTTGGAAGTCAAAGAAGCTTTTAATCAGATTAACCGTTATGAAAAACATTCTTATTGGTCGGGCCATGGCTTGTTCCAGTATGTGCAGTTGTTTGTGATTTCCAATGGCGTGAACACCAAATACTTTGCCAACAATGCGATTCCTTCGCGTTCTTTCAAACAGACCTTCTATTGGACAAAAGAAGACAACAAGTTGGTCACAGATTTAAGCGAGTTTTCTGCTGAATTCTTTGACCCTGGTCATTTGGCCAAAATGATCAGCCAGTACATCGTTTTGAACGAAACAGAGAAAATGCTGATGGTGCTTCGGCCGTATCAATATTACGCCACTGAAGCAATTGTTAATCAGGTTAAGACATCTGACGATTACGGTTATATCTGGCACACCACTGGCTCGGGTAAAACGCTGACGTCTTTCAAGACGGCACAAATACTCACGGCATTACCCTCTATTCACAAAGTCGTATTCGTGGTTGACCGCAAGGACCTTGATTACCAGACCAGTAAGGAATTCAATAATTTCTCTAAAGGCAGTATTGATGCCACCGAAGACACAGGCACTTTGGTGAAACAATTGGCAGGTGACACCAAGCTGATTGTGACCACCATTCAGAAGTTGAACAATGGAATATCTAAGACCAAGTATTTAAAGCGATTGAACAATTTACAGGATAAAAGGGTGGTGTTTATCTTCGATGAATGTCACCGCAGTCAGTTTGGCGCGACACACGGTAAGATCAAAGAATTTTTCACTGGGGCTCAAATGTTTGGATTCACAGGCACGCCTATCTTTGAAGAAAACGCCTTGAAGAATGATTTGGGCAAACGAACCACTGGCATGTTATTTGGCCGATGCCTACACAAATACGTTATCACCGATGCCATCAGGGATGAAAATGTGTTGCCGTTTTCGATTGAATACTACAAAACGTTCAAGCAAAAGAATGAAATCAATGATGAACAAGTTGCTGGGATTGATGAAGAAGAGGTTTTTTCAGATTCAAAGCACATGACTCAAGTCGTCGATTACATCATCAAACACCACCACCGCAAAACCCACAACAAAGCATTCACCTCTATTTTTTGTGTTTCCAGCGTCGATCATTTGATTCAGTATTATCAAATGCTCTTGGACAGAAAGTCAGCAGGTGATCATGACTTAAAAATGGCCACCATATTTTCTTATCAAGCCAATGAAGAGGATAAAAAAGCATTGGGAGTGGGTGCCACAGACCCAGACTTTCAAGCTTTGAAAGCGGCAGAAGAAAGTGGACAATATTATTCGCACAGCAGAGACCATTTGGAGCGTTTCATTAGTGAATACAACCAACAATTCAGCACCAACTACACCACCAAAGACTCCAAATCGTTTTATAGCTATTACAATGACATTGCCAAAAGGGTGAAAGCCAAACAGGTCGATGTGCTGTTGGTAGTGAATATGTTTTTAACTGGCTTCGACAGCAAGCCGTTAAATACTTTGTATGTAGATAAAAACCTCAAGTATCACGGTCTGATTCAGGCCTATTCCAGAACCAACCGCATCCTCAATGAACTGAAATCTCAAGGTAACATCGTATGTTTCCGTAACCTCAAACCGGCCACAGATGATGCCATTCGTTTGTTCTCCAATCTGCACAACAAAGACGAAATCATCATTCCGCCGTATGAAGACTATTTAGAGGATTTTGAATCTGCTTGCCAAATATTGTTAGGACTGGTGCCCACTGTGGACAGTGTGAATGATTTGCAGACAGAAGAGGATGAACTGGCTTTTGTTCAGGCTTTTCGTAACCTGATGCGCATCAAAAACATCCTCAGTAGTTATACCGATTTCGAGTTCAAAGACTTGCCAATAGAGGAACAAACTTTTGAAGATTACAAAAGCAAATACCTGGACTTGTACGACAAAACCAGAAAGTTAAATGAACCTGATAAAGTTTCCATCCTTGATGACATCGACTTTGAATTAGAGTTGATACACCGCGATGAAATTAACGTCACCTACATCGTCAACTTACTCAAAGGCCTGAAAGAAGCCCCAGAGAAAGAACAAGATGCCCACAAAGCTAAAATCATTGATGCCATGATGGGCGAATTGGAACTGCGCAGCAAGCGTGAACTGATAGAAAAATTCATCAACAAACATTTGCCACTCATCAGTGATGCCAATGCGGTACCGGATGCTTTTGAAGCATTCTGGGAAGCCGAAAAACAACGCGCCATCCAAGTTTTTTCAGAAACCGAACAACTCGACCCAAACAAGCTCGAATCGGTTATTGGAGATTTCCTCTACACCAAAAGAGAACCCATGCGCGACGATGTCATCGCCATGATGCAAACCCGACCCAAACTCAGCGAAAGAAAATCCACCGCCGAACGCTTGATTCAGAAAGTCACGAATTATGTAGATACATTCATTAATGGCATAGGTGGAGTTTGA
- a CDS encoding DUF6933 domain-containing protein — MIKIHCTKKLYEALKLDEAGRVKPKLRAPLTEKLSEDGIIPLNHWHGHYFSIQRSPCLFLVHDATRFSLFIPNIKKADLCDFDHYFQDAVLNTIMKLGADELLMDKAYDLIHRLAFDTETDRSVQGSMNQMIQELKWHMHGVEVRDLLGYRQNVWFSERPCTVKGRKDAIWPGKAFMALLGRS, encoded by the coding sequence ATGATAAAAATACACTGCACAAAAAAACTGTATGAAGCATTGAAACTCGATGAAGCTGGACGTGTTAAGCCCAAATTGCGTGCGCCATTGACTGAAAAGCTGTCAGAAGATGGCATCATACCTTTGAATCATTGGCATGGGCATTATTTCAGCATTCAGCGCAGTCCTTGTTTGTTCTTGGTGCATGATGCCACGCGATTTTCTTTGTTTATTCCTAATATCAAAAAGGCCGACTTATGTGACTTCGATCATTATTTTCAGGATGCTGTATTGAACACCATCATGAAGTTGGGCGCGGATGAGCTGTTAATGGATAAAGCCTATGATTTGATTCACCGTTTGGCTTTTGATACGGAAACCGATCGTTCCGTTCAGGGTTCAATGAATCAAATGATTCAAGAATTGAAATGGCATATGCATGGGGTTGAAGTACGTGATTTGTTGGGCTATCGTCAGAATGTTTGGTTTTCTGAAAGGCCTTGTACGGTAAAAGGACGTAAAGATGCCATCTGGCCTGGTAAAGCGTTTATGGCTTTGTTGGGTCGATCTTAG
- a CDS encoding REP-associated tyrosine transposase translates to MPTFRRVFVENSYVFITVAINNRKRQLLTDYISEFRLALKAVQQKMKFNIHAIVVLPEHFHLILKPQNIAEYPRIVSLLKINFTKSLPNDLRLELSREVSLSKVKKRESGVWQRRYYEHTIRNGSELNHLTDYIHYNPVKHGLVEKPCDWHNSSFMKFVEGGFYDVNWCDFTQLKNYH, encoded by the coding sequence ATGCCAACTTTTAGAAGAGTTTTTGTAGAAAATAGTTATGTTTTTATCACTGTCGCAATCAATAACAGAAAGCGTCAGCTTTTAACAGATTATATTTCTGAGTTCAGATTGGCTTTGAAGGCTGTTCAGCAAAAAATGAAATTCAACATTCATGCCATTGTGGTTCTGCCTGAACACTTCCACTTGATTTTAAAGCCGCAGAATATTGCAGAATATCCCCGTATTGTTTCACTACTGAAGATTAATTTTACAAAAAGTTTACCGAATGATTTAAGGCTTGAGCTGTCAAGAGAAGTGTCATTGAGCAAGGTTAAAAAAAGGGAAAGTGGTGTGTGGCAAAGAAGGTATTATGAACACACCATTCGCAATGGTTCTGAATTAAATCATTTAACCGATTATATTCATTATAATCCTGTTAAGCATGGTTTGGTTGAAAAGCCATGCGATTGGCACAATTCATCTTTTATGAAGTTTGTTGAGGGTGGTTTTTATGATGTTAATTGGTGTGATTTTACTCAATTAAAAAACTACCATTAA
- a CDS encoding transposase, giving the protein MPTFRRVFVENSYVFITVAINNRKRQLLTDYISEFRLALKAVQQKFKFNIHAIVVLPEHFHMILKPQNITEYPRIVSLLKINFTKSLPNDLRLELSREVSLSKV; this is encoded by the coding sequence ATGCCAACTTTTAGAAGAGTTTTTGTAGAAAATAGTTATGTTTTTATCACTGTCGCAATCAATAACAGAAAGCGTCAGCTTTTAACAGATTATATTTCTGAGTTCAGATTGGCTTTGAAGGCTGTTCAGCAAAAATTTAAATTCAACATTCATGCCATTGTGGTTCTGCCTGAACACTTCCACATGATTTTAAAGCCGCAAAATATTACAGAATATCCTCGTATTGTTTCACTGCTGAAGATTAATTTTACAAAAAGTTTACCGAATGATTTAAGGCTTGAGCTGTCAAGAGAAGTGTCATTGAGCAAGGTTTAA
- a CDS encoding TIR domain-containing protein yields MKYEGNLDDLKTKIIGCGFTIKGVKNQEHGYQIRTNEGAIVNWYQTTGKLQIQGKKANKEKLQDAWSTYNGLPSVETNNAEAPEPSAPENPINANKKVFVVHGHDTQAREQLELILHKLGLDPFVLANTGGGGLTIIEALEAEIGTNNNQARFGIVLMTPDDMGYSKADGTENIQPRARQNVVLEMGMLISAVGRGNVAILKKGHLEAPSDAQGILYVPFNEHVKEVVPKLADRFRAAGFVLNPEKITNASS; encoded by the coding sequence ATGAAATACGAAGGTAATTTAGACGATTTGAAAACTAAAATTATTGGCTGTGGATTTACGATTAAAGGAGTAAAAAACCAAGAACATGGGTATCAAATTAGAACTAATGAAGGTGCTATAGTTAATTGGTACCAAACAACAGGGAAATTACAAATTCAGGGAAAAAAAGCTAATAAAGAAAAGTTGCAAGATGCTTGGAGTACATACAATGGATTACCTTCAGTTGAAACTAATAATGCTGAAGCACCTGAGCCTTCTGCTCCTGAAAATCCAATAAATGCCAATAAAAAGGTATTTGTAGTACATGGGCATGATACGCAAGCTCGTGAACAGTTGGAATTGATATTACATAAGCTGGGTTTAGATCCATTTGTACTTGCAAATACTGGCGGTGGCGGGTTAACAATAATTGAAGCTTTAGAGGCCGAAATTGGAACAAATAATAATCAAGCTAGATTTGGAATTGTGTTGATGACACCAGATGATATGGGTTATTCAAAGGCAGATGGTACTGAAAATATTCAACCCAGAGCGCGTCAAAATGTTGTTCTTGAAATGGGTATGCTAATCTCAGCAGTAGGAAGAGGAAATGTTGCAATATTGAAAAAAGGTCATCTTGAAGCTCCTTCAGATGCTCAAGGCATTTTATATGTACCTTTCAATGAACACGTAAAGGAAGTTGTTCCAAAATTAGCGGATAGATTTCGAGCTGCAGGATTTGTTTTAAATCCTGAAAAAATTACAAATGCATCTAGTTAG
- a CDS encoding restriction endonuclease subunit S yields the protein MNKEKLVPELRFSQYSEEWLYKSINSVFSIFNGYAFKSKDSKTRGCRWIKIADVGIGEIKSNNKSYLPSEYIDKYEKYCLNNGDYIVALTRPILNNKLKITKIGGLNKPALLNQRVGKVKSKNNLEFIYQMLQRNKLIFQIDSRIAGTDPPNLSPNEINTLMVGIPSSEEEQQKIANFLTAIDQRITLLKQKKAALEQYKKGLMQKIFNQEIRFEVNGLSNTSVTGREGEVSANGVTNAESAGRAGTAKDDERNDFPDWVEKKLGDVCNLQMGTSPKSSAYNNEGDGIPLIQGNADIKNRQSAPRVFTTEITKECHPNDLLLSVRAPVGEVSKSSHHACIGRGISAISPKTNTEIEFIFQFLLWYEPRWVSISQGSTFESVNSKDISGLRLKVPCIEEQQKIANFLSATDKKITTMDKQITETESFKKGLLQRMFV from the coding sequence TTGAATAAAGAGAAGTTGGTTCCTGAGTTGAGGTTTTCACAATACAGTGAAGAATGGTTATATAAGTCAATTAATAGTGTGTTCAGTATTTTTAACGGCTATGCATTCAAAAGTAAAGATTCAAAAACCCGTGGATGTAGGTGGATAAAAATTGCTGATGTAGGTATTGGAGAAATTAAGAGTAATAACAAGTCATATTTGCCTTCAGAATACATTGATAAATATGAAAAATATTGTCTCAACAATGGTGACTACATAGTTGCATTAACTCGACCAATTTTAAACAACAAGCTGAAAATCACTAAAATTGGCGGTTTAAATAAACCTGCATTATTGAATCAAAGAGTTGGAAAAGTTAAATCTAAAAATAATTTGGAGTTTATTTATCAAATGCTTCAAAGAAACAAATTGATTTTTCAAATCGACTCAAGAATTGCTGGAACAGATCCACCAAATTTATCACCTAATGAAATAAATACTTTAATGGTCGGTATACCTTCGAGTGAAGAAGAACAACAAAAAATCGCCAACTTCCTCACCGCCATCGACCAACGCATCACCTTACTCAAACAAAAAAAAGCCGCCCTAGAACAATACAAAAAAGGCCTGATGCAAAAAATCTTTAATCAGGAGATTAGGTTCGAAGTAAATGGACTTTCAAATACCTCGGTCACAGGACGTGAAGGAGAGGTAAGTGCTAATGGAGTCACTAATGCCGAGAGCGCAGGACGCGCAGGAACGGCCAAAGATGATGAGAGGAATGATTTTCCGGATTGGGTGGAGAAGAAATTAGGTGATGTTTGTAACCTACAAATGGGGACATCACCAAAATCATCAGCATACAACAATGAAGGTGATGGTATACCGTTGATTCAAGGAAATGCTGACATTAAGAATCGCCAGTCAGCACCCAGAGTCTTTACGACAGAAATTACTAAAGAATGCCATCCAAATGATTTGCTATTAAGTGTTAGAGCACCAGTTGGCGAAGTTTCTAAATCAAGTCATCATGCATGCATTGGTAGGGGGATTTCAGCTATCTCACCAAAAACTAATACAGAGATTGAATTTATATTTCAGTTTCTACTTTGGTATGAACCACGGTGGGTGAGCATATCTCAAGGAAGTACATTTGAATCTGTGAACTCAAAAGATATTTCAGGTTTAAGATTAAAAGTACCTTGCATTGAAGAACAACAAAAAATCGCCAACTTCCTATCCGCCACAGATAAAAAAATAACCACCATGGACAAACAAATCACCGAAACCGAATCCTTCAAGAAAGGTTTGTTACAGAGGATGTTTGTGTAG
- a CDS encoding type I restriction-modification system subunit M produces the protein MTEDQKKNLETQLWGIANLLRGKISADDYRDYILGFIFFKYLSEKQYIYANELLMGEDITAYTEVKDPETLQAIEEESVLKLGYYLAPNELFRVLVAKGQGKAGQGQATEGHDAESTYILEDLQAVLNHIEDSTRNTESEEDFNALFEDLDLQSNKLGRTVAARNDIVVEILGFLSKIDFKLDEIESDVLGDAYEYLIAKFAAGAGKSAGEFYTPQKVSKILAKLVTTGKDRLRSVYDPTCGSGSLLLRVQREADVAEFYGQELNRTTYNLARMNMILHDVHYRDFNISQEDTLENPQHLEQRFEAVVANPPFSAHWKSSANPLNDSDERFSPYGRLAPKTKADYAFLTHMLHQLDDNGIMASVFPHGVLFRGAAEGTIREYIIKQMNALDAVIGLPANIFYGTSIPTCILVLRKDRQPNDKVVFIDASGEGHYIKEGNQNVLRDEDVDLIIETYRQRKEKDKYSHIASLEEIAENDYNLNIPRYVDTFEEEEPVDLKAVSDELKQIDADLKQTNEEIAKFCKELGIPTPF, from the coding sequence ATGACCGAAGACCAAAAGAAAAACCTCGAAACACAACTTTGGGGCATCGCCAACTTACTGCGCGGAAAAATCTCAGCCGACGACTACCGAGACTACATCCTCGGCTTCATCTTCTTTAAATACCTCTCGGAAAAACAATACATCTACGCCAATGAACTGCTGATGGGCGAAGACATCACAGCATACACCGAAGTAAAAGACCCAGAAACGCTACAGGCCATCGAAGAAGAATCGGTACTGAAACTCGGCTACTACCTGGCACCGAACGAACTGTTCCGCGTACTGGTCGCTAAAGGCCAAGGTAAAGCCGGCCAAGGTCAAGCCACTGAAGGTCATGATGCAGAATCTACCTACATCCTCGAAGACCTACAAGCGGTACTCAACCACATCGAGGACAGCACCCGAAACACCGAATCCGAAGAAGACTTCAATGCCTTATTCGAAGACCTCGACCTACAATCAAATAAACTCGGTCGCACCGTGGCAGCACGAAACGACATCGTGGTCGAAATCTTGGGCTTCTTGAGTAAAATCGACTTCAAGCTCGACGAAATCGAATCCGATGTCCTCGGTGATGCTTATGAATACCTGATTGCGAAATTCGCCGCTGGGGCAGGGAAGTCAGCCGGAGAATTCTACACGCCACAAAAAGTCTCGAAGATACTGGCCAAGCTGGTCACCACCGGAAAAGACCGCCTGCGATCGGTTTACGACCCGACCTGTGGTTCAGGCTCCTTGTTACTGCGTGTGCAAAGAGAAGCCGATGTGGCCGAATTCTATGGCCAAGAACTGAACCGCACCACCTATAACTTGGCACGCATGAACATGATACTGCACGACGTGCATTACCGCGACTTTAACATCAGCCAAGAAGACACCCTAGAAAATCCACAACACCTCGAACAACGCTTCGAAGCCGTGGTCGCTAACCCGCCATTCTCAGCCCATTGGAAATCAAGCGCCAATCCACTGAACGACTCAGACGAACGCTTCAGTCCCTACGGCCGACTGGCACCGAAAACCAAAGCAGACTACGCCTTCCTGACTCACATGCTGCACCAATTAGATGACAACGGCATCATGGCCTCAGTCTTTCCCCACGGCGTACTGTTCCGTGGCGCAGCCGAAGGCACCATCCGCGAATACATCATCAAACAAATGAACGCACTGGATGCCGTCATCGGTTTACCCGCCAATATCTTCTACGGCACATCAATCCCGACCTGTATCTTGGTACTGAGAAAAGACCGCCAGCCCAACGACAAAGTCGTCTTCATCGACGCCAGTGGCGAAGGCCATTACATCAAAGAAGGTAACCAGAATGTATTACGCGACGAAGACGTTGATTTAATCATCGAGACGTATAGACAACGGAAGGAAAAAGACAAATACAGCCATATCGCCAGCTTAGAAGAAATTGCTGAGAACGATTACAACCTCAATATCCCGAGGTATGTTGATACCTTTGAGGAAGAAGAGCCGGTGGATTTAAAAGCCGTATCAGATGAGCTCAAGCAAATCGATGCCGATCTAAAACAAACTAATGAAGAGATTGCTAAGTTCTGTAAAGAATTGGGCATTCCAACGCCGTTTTGA
- a CDS encoding TonB-dependent hemoglobin/transferrin/lactoferrin family receptor, whose protein sequence is MKRNVLTKKINMVIAASALGCCWAPAWSEDRAVELDELVVVASKQARPIQEVVGQVSLINAADLEQTQSFDITDALRYESNIHMENAGNRFGATGINIRGIGQNRVAIEVDGVPISDQFDIGSYSQASALFPDVALIQSIEILNGPASTLYGSDALGGVVSISTWDPFILSAQGQEDSLYKFKAAYNGNNHGRNINATGAWAHSNSATLLSFTQQDGKGKLNHDSSEAFRDISDWDQQNALLKWKHHNSKGDAFTIAFNGHQKEQSGALQALLGTGRFSSTTALNFNDQHSQNGINISQDWSFADSSFDHALLKVYANNSDFDQQTHEERTVRGVNKSLYRRFEFEQKTFGFEFNLHQNWQTDNSEHRLIYGVTYSQNDITEQRDATETNHSTGQVSSNLLGEQFPLRDFPKSKVSEWGVFVHDEIELSDRWTLIPAVRYDHYRMSPQEDALFIGEIASANSSDFSPKLGLLYDITDSSNLYFQYVRGFRAAPFSDVNIALNIPFLNTIAIANPDLKSETSDGFELGYRWFGDEQQFQANYFHTDYNDLIESKAQVGFDPVSQALIFQSINIQEAKIYGAELDYQWQFHPQWQAKVNFSLTRGKNKQTDQYLNSISPAKTVAQLQWHDTDQRWFATLYGSHSMRKTRVEDPDNELFLPPSYTTFDLLLSHHLNDKSTIKMAINNLANKKYWLWQQVRHFDQNDPVIESLSQPQRNVSFTFTHQW, encoded by the coding sequence ATGAAAAGAAACGTTTTGACAAAGAAAATCAACATGGTCATCGCAGCCAGCGCCTTGGGGTGTTGCTGGGCTCCTGCTTGGTCTGAAGACCGTGCCGTGGAATTAGATGAATTGGTTGTGGTTGCGAGTAAACAGGCTCGACCGATTCAAGAAGTGGTGGGGCAAGTCAGCTTGATCAATGCCGCTGACTTAGAGCAAACCCAAAGCTTCGATATCACTGATGCACTGCGCTATGAAAGCAACATCCACATGGAAAACGCTGGCAACCGTTTTGGCGCCACCGGCATTAACATACGTGGTATCGGCCAGAACCGCGTCGCTATTGAAGTTGATGGTGTGCCCATTTCTGATCAGTTTGACATTGGCTCCTATTCACAGGCCAGCGCCTTGTTTCCAGATGTTGCCTTAATTCAGTCTATAGAAATCCTCAATGGACCTGCTTCAACACTTTATGGCAGCGACGCACTCGGCGGCGTGGTCAGCATCAGTACATGGGACCCTTTTATCCTTTCTGCCCAAGGCCAAGAAGACAGTTTATATAAGTTCAAAGCGGCTTATAATGGCAATAACCACGGCAGAAACATCAATGCCACAGGCGCATGGGCGCACAGCAATTCGGCCACATTACTGTCATTCACCCAACAAGATGGCAAAGGCAAACTGAACCACGATTCAAGTGAAGCTTTTCGAGACATCAGTGATTGGGACCAACAAAACGCCTTGCTCAAGTGGAAACACCATAACAGCAAAGGCGATGCTTTCACCATAGCTTTTAACGGCCACCAAAAAGAACAATCAGGTGCCTTACAAGCTTTACTCGGCACAGGCCGGTTCAGCAGCACCACCGCACTGAACTTCAATGACCAACACAGTCAAAACGGCATCAACATCAGTCAAGACTGGTCATTTGCTGACAGCAGCTTTGATCATGCCCTGCTCAAAGTGTACGCCAACAACAGCGATTTTGATCAACAGACCCACGAAGAAAGGACCGTCAGGGGCGTGAATAAATCACTCTATCGCCGCTTTGAATTTGAACAAAAAACTTTTGGCTTTGAATTCAATTTGCACCAGAACTGGCAAACTGACAACAGCGAGCACCGCCTGATATATGGTGTGACTTATAGCCAAAATGACATCACCGAACAGCGCGATGCCACCGAAACCAACCACAGCACGGGCCAAGTGAGCTCAAACTTGCTGGGCGAACAATTTCCACTGCGTGACTTCCCCAAATCTAAAGTGTCAGAATGGGGTGTGTTTGTTCATGATGAAATTGAATTAAGCGACCGCTGGACTTTAATACCGGCTGTTCGATACGACCATTACCGCATGAGCCCACAAGAGGATGCTTTATTTATCGGTGAAATTGCATCAGCCAACAGCAGTGACTTCTCGCCTAAGCTGGGTTTGTTATATGACATCACAGACAGCAGCAACCTATATTTTCAATACGTCAGAGGTTTCAGGGCGGCACCATTCTCAGATGTGAACATTGCGCTCAACATCCCTTTTTTGAACACCATCGCCATCGCTAATCCTGACCTCAAATCCGAAACTTCCGATGGCTTTGAGTTAGGCTATCGCTGGTTTGGTGACGAACAACAGTTTCAAGCCAATTACTTCCACACCGATTACAACGACTTGATTGAAAGTAAAGCACAGGTGGGTTTTGACCCCGTTTCACAGGCTTTAATTTTCCAGTCTATCAACATTCAGGAAGCGAAAATATACGGTGCAGAATTAGACTATCAATGGCAGTTTCATCCCCAATGGCAAGCCAAAGTTAACTTCAGTCTCACACGCGGAAAAAACAAACAAACTGACCAGTATCTGAACAGCATTTCGCCTGCCAAAACCGTAGCTCAGCTGCAGTGGCATGACACAGATCAACGCTGGTTTGCTACTTTGTATGGCAGTCACAGCATGAGAAAAACACGTGTTGAGGACCCCGACAATGAACTGTTTTTACCACCCAGTTACACCACATTTGATTTGTTACTGTCACACCACTTGAATGACAAATCTACAATCAAAATGGCCATCAACAACCTGGCCAACAAGAAATATTGGTTGTGGCAGCAAGTCAGACATTTTGACCAAAATGACCCCGTCATAGAATCACTGTCACAGCCCCAAAGAAATGTTTCTTTCACTTTTACACACCAATGGTGA